The DNA sequence CGTCGGCTCGTCGCTTCTCGCGCAGCAGTGGCCGGATCGCTTCCCACTGCGCATCGCTCAGGTGCATGCATCGGGTTTGCTCTAAATCGTTGCTGGATCAAAGTGTTAAGTCAGTTTCTCTATTTATGAGATAGGTTCTAGTCCTTCAGCACCTGCCGGGCGATCACCAGCCGCTGGATCTCGCTCGTGCCTTCGCCGATGGTGCAAAGCTTGACGTCGCGATAGAACTTCTCCGCCGGGTAGTCCTTGATGAAGCCGTAGCCGCCGTGGATCTGCACGCTTTCGTTGGCGCAGCGCACGGCCACTTCGCTGGCGTAGAGCTTGGCCATGCTGGATTCGAGTGTAGTTTTCCTGCCGGCGTCTTTGAGCGAGGCCGAGCGCAGCGTGAGCAGGCGGGCGGCGTCGATTTCGGTGGCCATGTCGGCCAGCTTCCACTGGATGGCCTGGAATTCGCTGATGGGCCTTCCGAACTGTTTGCGTTCTTTTGAATATTTCAGCGCGGCTTCGTAGGCGCCCTGCGCCATGCCAAGCGAGAGCGCGGCGATGGAGATGCGCCCTCCATCGAGCACCCGCATGGCGTCAATGAATCCGTCACCTTCCTTGCCCAGCAGGTTCTCGGCGGGGATGACGCAGTCTTCGAAGATGAGTTCGGCGGTATCGGAGGCGCGCAGGCCGAGCTTGTTTTCTTTCTTGCCGGCGCGGAAGCCTTTCGTGCCTTTGTCCACCACGAAGGCGGAGAGACCGTGCGTGTGCGCCGCCTTGTCGGTGACGGCAATGACCACGGCGACATCGGCGTAGTGGCCGTTGGTGATGAACGTCTTGGTGCCGTTCAGCACCCAGTTGTTGCCTTTGCGCACGGCGGTCATGCGCGCGCTGCCGGCGTCGGAACCCGAGCCGGGTTCGGTCAGGCCCCACGCGCCGATGAATTCGCCCGTCGCCAGCCTGGGGATGTACTTGCGCTTCTGCGCCTCGCTCCCGGCGAGGTAGATGTGGTTGGAGCACAGCGAGGTGTGCGCGGCCACGACGATGCCGACCGACCCGTCAACGCGCGAGAGCTCCTCGATGATGGTGACGTACTCCACGTAGCCCATCTCGGCGCCGCCGTACTCGGCGGGGAAAATCGCGCCCATGAAGCCGAGGCGCCCGAGTTCCTTCACAATTTCCAGCGGGAAGTGCGAGGCTTCGTCCCATTCCTGGACGTGGGGCGCGATCTCGCGCTCGGCGAACTCGCGCACGCTGCGGCGCAGCTGCTGCTGCTCATCGGAGAATTCGAAGTTCAAGGCCGTGCCTCCGGGCGATGGTCCCTCCGCCCATAAGAGAATCGAATCAGTGCATAAGCACCATTTATAGCACGCCGGTGGCCTGGCTGGAAGTTACGTTTGTGCCGCGCTCCCGGCCCCTCTTTGGCCATGCGTTCTCGTGTCTCGGCGCCTCCGCTGTGAGTTCATGGCCGCCGCGCGGCGAACTCGGCGATGCCTTCGTCAATCGCCGGCATCGGGCGGCCCAGCGCGGCAGTGATCTTGGCGGTGTTCAGCGAGGCGTTTTTCGGGCGCGGGGCGCGCAGCCCGGCCGAGTCGACGCTCACCGGCCGAACCAGCCCGGGATCGAAGCCAAACTGGCGGGCGAGGCGGCGGCAGAATTCGTACTTCGAGCAGGCGTCGGCCGAGGCGACGTGCCAGATGCCGGCCAGCGAGCGGCCGATCGCGCAGAGCATGATCTCGCTCAACGTCCAGACCGGGAGCGGCGTAAAGATGACGTCAGCGTAGCCGGTCATGGCGCTTCCCTGCCCGAGGCGGCGAAACACGAGTTCGGCGAGGTTTGGCTTTTTCGCGCCCCATCCGATGAGCGTGGTGCGC is a window from the Terriglobales bacterium genome containing:
- a CDS encoding acyl-CoA dehydrogenase codes for the protein MNFEFSDEQQQLRRSVREFAEREIAPHVQEWDEASHFPLEIVKELGRLGFMGAIFPAEYGGAEMGYVEYVTIIEELSRVDGSVGIVVAAHTSLCSNHIYLAGSEAQKRKYIPRLATGEFIGAWGLTEPGSGSDAGSARMTAVRKGNNWVLNGTKTFITNGHYADVAVVIAVTDKAAHTHGLSAFVVDKGTKGFRAGKKENKLGLRASDTAELIFEDCVIPAENLLGKEGDGFIDAMRVLDGGRISIAALSLGMAQGAYEAALKYSKERKQFGRPISEFQAIQWKLADMATEIDAARLLTLRSASLKDAGRKTTLESSMAKLYASEVAVRCANESVQIHGGYGFIKDYPAEKFYRDVKLCTIGEGTSEIQRLVIARQVLKD